Part of the Bacillus solimangrovi genome, CTATTCCGTATTGACTGCGGTAGGTCTTCTTCCAATTGCAGCTAGTGGAATTGATATCGAGGCTATGATGAAAGGTGCAACTGATGCTACAGAAGAGTTAAGTAGTTCAGAGCTTGAAGAGAATCCTGCTTATCAATATGCTGCAATGCGTAATGTACTGTACAACAAAGGTAAATCGATTGAAATGCTTGTGAACTATGAGCCATCACTTCAATACTTTGGTGAGTGGTGGAAACAATTATATGGTGAAAGCGATGGGAAAGATGGTAAAGGAATCTTCCCTGCATCTGCGAATTTTTCAACAGATTTACATTCTTTAGGTCAATATATTCAAGAAGGACGCCGTGACTTATTTGAAACGGTGTTAAACGTAGAGACACCTCGAGTAGAAGTAACAATTGAGAAAGACGAACAAGATTTGGATGGATTAAATTATCTTGCAGGTAAGACGATTGATGAAGTGAATAAGAAGGCGTATGAAGGAACGATGCTTGCTCATACAGATGGTGGAGTTCCAAACCTTGTTATTCACATACCAAAGCTTGATGCTTATACATTTGGTTATCTCGTTTATTTCTTTGAGAAGGCATGTGCATTAAGTGGATATTTATTAGGAGTTAACCCATTCGACCAACCGGGTGTAGAAGCATATAAAAAGAATATGTTCGCATTGTTAGGCAAACCAGGGTTTGAAGCAGAAAAAGAAATTCTTGAACAACGATTGAAAAAATAAAAAGATACAACTGACACTATAGTAGTCGAGAAGCATCACCGTTTGTATAAGGTGATGCTTCTTTTTATGCAGAAATTAAGTACTTATTAACTCGGACATGTTTTTTCATTTATAGGGAAAGCTAAAGTTAGAAATTTTAAAGGTGGTGTCTCATTATGATCCCTATCAAGTCAACTATAGAAGGGAAGAGTTTCAACCTCTTTGAATTAGAATTAAAATTAAAACCAATAGGATATGATATTGGAGGAAATTGGGATTACGATCATGGTTACTTTGATTATAAGATTGATGATGAAGTAGGATATCAATTTTTACGAGTGCCTTTTGAAGCAGTAGATGGACAACTTGATTCCAATGGATGTACAGTTAAGATGAAACGTCCTTTTCTTTTATCCCATAAATATCAAAGGGGTTTAGATGACAACGTACATGTAGGAAATTTTAATTCATCCTTTAATCAATTTTCTGAACCAGAAGATCCTGATGCTACATTTCCTAAAGATCTAGTGAATGTTGGTAAAAGTCTTGTTGATGAGCTGGAGCAAGCTTTATCCGTTTAATGTTCAATGATTAATAAACAATCTTTATTATCAATAGTGAAATCTAACGGCGGATTTATGTGTGATTCGCCGTTACGTTTTACACCTATTAGAAGCCGTTCTTCTTGTAGTAATAAGTTGCTACAATTCCGAAATGTTTTCCCGATATATTGTTCTTGAGCTTCGATGAATGTTAATGTACTGCCTTTCAGCTGATCAAGTATAGTGACCACTGTATCTGACATGCCGTGAGAAATGAAGCTATTTGTCATAACAAAGCTTGAAAGAGTATTCGTTTCAATAATTTCATCTGCTCCAGCCCGTTTTGCATTTTCTAGTTGTTCTGGTGTTAAAATTTCTATAATGCTATGAACACGTGGATTTAGTCCCTTAATTGCAAGTAACGTTAAGATTGAAGACATATCAGCTTCTTTTTCATTTTTATTTTGATCAGCCGTTATAAATACTGCTGAGGCATCTGTAATATTTGCTTGTTGGAGAGTACTATCACATGTAGGATCACCCTTAACAAAATGAACGTTACGTATTGTGAGAGGTTTA contains:
- a CDS encoding glucose-6-phosphate isomerase, which gives rise to MTHIRFDYSNVSTFVEEHELTYLRDIVKVSHHAIHEKTGPGNDFLGWVDLPVNYDKEEFVRIQKSAEKIKKDSDVLLVIGIGGSYLGARAALEMLNHSFYNTLDKEKRNTPQVIFVGNHISSTYLQDVFDVIEGKDISLNVISKSGTTTEPAIAFRIFRKYLEEKYGVEEARKRIYATTDKERGALKTLANEEGYESFIIPDDVGGRYSVLTAVGLLPIAASGIDIEAMMKGATDATEELSSSELEENPAYQYAAMRNVLYNKGKSIEMLVNYEPSLQYFGEWWKQLYGESDGKDGKGIFPASANFSTDLHSLGQYIQEGRRDLFETVLNVETPRVEVTIEKDEQDLDGLNYLAGKTIDEVNKKAYEGTMLAHTDGGVPNLVIHIPKLDAYTFGYLVYFFEKACALSGYLLGVNPFDQPGVEAYKKNMFALLGKPGFEAEKEILEQRLKK
- a CDS encoding YugN-like family protein, encoding MIPIKSTIEGKSFNLFELELKLKPIGYDIGGNWDYDHGYFDYKIDDEVGYQFLRVPFEAVDGQLDSNGCTVKMKRPFLLSHKYQRGLDDNVHVGNFNSSFNQFSEPEDPDATFPKDLVNVGKSLVDELEQALSV
- a CDS encoding potassium channel family protein, whose product is MENDRISNVLQRFNLIRLFGIMIILICLFGYGIHLLEPEVFPSIFEGIWWVVITASTVGYGDYIPDSTIGKTIAMLLILSGGAFVTFYMATISASTVNFLNSYNEGAATFRGEKHVIIIGWNQRVKKTIDQIMNIQNSAQFVLIDHSLKNKPLTIRNVHFVKGDPTCDSTLQQANITDASAVFITADQNKNEKEADMSSILTLLAIKGLNPRVHSIIEILTPEQLENAKRAGADEIIETNTLSSFVMTNSFISHGMSDTVVTILDQLKGSTLTFIEAQEQYIGKTFRNCSNLLLQEERLLIGVKRNGESHINPPLDFTIDNKDCLLIIEH